The nucleotide sequence AATGGAACGTATGGACTTGCTTGTTTACCTGCCCAAAGTGCAACGTTGTTAACACCAGACATACGTGATGAGCCAACACCCATGGTACCTTTTTCAGCGATTAGCATTACTTTTGCAGTAGGGTGTTTAGCTTGCAATTCTTGAATTTCTTTTTGTGCTTCTTCGGTTATCATACACTTGCCGTGTAATTCACGGTCAGCACGAGAATGCGCTTGATGCCCTGGAGAAAGTAAATCAGTTGAGATATCACCTTCACCAGCAATGTACGTAACTACGTCGATTTTTTCTTCAACGTCAGGTAGTTTTGTGAAGAATTCTGCTTGTGCGTAGCTTTCTAAAAGGTCTTTAGCAATTGCATTATCAGCTTTAAATGCAGCTTCTATACGAGCCATATCTGCGTCGTAAAGGAAAACCTGTGTTTTTAATACGTCAGCAGCTTGGTTTGCAATTGTTGCATCATTAGAAAGTGCTAAATCAAGAAGTACCTCAATTGAAGGACCACCTTTCATATGAGATAACAATTCAAACGCAAATGCTGGGGTGATTTCAGCTACGCTAGATTCGCCTAAAATGATTTCTTTTAGGAAGGCGGCTTTCGCGCCAGCAGCACTAGTCGTACCCGGTAAAGTGTTATAAATAAAGAAGTTAAGTGAATCTTCACGGTATTCATTAGATGTATCTTTAATTTGCGCGATAATTTCAGATAATAAATCAGCAGAATCGATCGGCAGTGGAGCCAATCCTAGTTCGTTTTTACGAGTTTCAATTTCTGTTAGGTACTTTATATATAGACTCATGCGGCCTCTCTTTTGCGTTATTATTGCTAATCGAACTTCAATTAGCAGAAAAATTTTGCATAGTTTACCTTATTTTTATGTCACAACTAATCATTTAGTTCAATAAACACTATTCATGAAATTTATAGTAGGTATGATAAGTGATTATATTACTTATCGAGTGATTAACTAAAAGCTTAATTTATGGAGGGAGAAAGCTAGGCATAATTGAAATTATTATGCCCAGTTATTGTTTTAAAGCTAAGCTGAAACTCTATTTAAAATGGGTAAACTATAGCAACGCCAACAACGGTAGATGTTTCGTCATCGACAAAATCCGCAGCGATAGTTGGTTCGATTTCAAAATTCCCTAAAGGAATAGCATAGCTAGCAGATATTCGATATAAGTCTTCTTCATGGCTAGGGTGGCCATGTGCATCTCCTGACTGAATGTGATGCTCCGCTGGCGCACTAACTGCTCCAACCTCTTCTTGACCAAAGCCAAGGCCTAATCGTAAATGTTCGGTCGGGTGAAAATATACTGAGGCAAGCATCACTTCAACACCGGCTCCCGCATGTGCATCTTCGGTATTTTCCCAAGTAAAACCAGCTCCCCATTTATGAGAGAATTTGTACTCGTATTCTAACCCGTAGGAAAAATCTGTTTCACTATCTATGGTGGTGGCACCTAAAAATAAACCTGGAAAGTGTTTCTTGTCAGATGCTTGTGCATTGCCGCTAAAGGCCAAAGTTGCTGCAATAGCAACGGAAGCGATCATTAATTTTTTGATCATATTAATTACCTTAAATCTAATATCGATAAAATACATTTTAAGCTTAGTAAAAAAACTCACTAAAGCCATAATTTTTAAGGATGTTTCAAACGAAATGTTTGAATTCATGAACATCATTTAATGCGTATAAAAACTGAAAAGATCAGCGGTGTAGCTATATTCTTTATTTGTGTCTTAGCTATGGAGCTATTGCCAATTATTGTTAGAGTGACACTCGCTACGATATCTAATTGTAGATCTTAATAGCGCCTATCAATAGCAAAAAAGTGTGTGAACTTGTAAACGAAGATTTTAATTTAAAGGGTACATCTAAATTAGGTTCTATTTTGTGCTTTTTGAATTAGGTGTTATCAGTTGTTTGAATATATTTATTTTTTATTTCGCTTAACCAAGGACTGCTGATATAAGTGGCGAAAATAACGTAACCACAAGCACACGCTATTTGAAATATTCGAGTATAAAATTTCTCACCAGTGTTCGCTTCACCTAAGCTTCCCATAGAGATTAAAACGATTATCGTGGTAAGTGCCATGGCATAGATGGGCGACAACGGCGAACTAGAAAATACCAAGCGGGCAAAGTAGATATTAACGAATGAAAATACCAAGATTAAAAATAGGTAAGTTGGCGCAATGGTTAACACATTAAACATAATAATCGCGAAAATACCACCAAGTGTATTGCCGACCAATAAAGCTTTTGTACCTTGCATTCCCATCAATAAATCTGGCTTTTGAGCGAGAATCGCGACAAATATTAATACCAAGATTGCATCAGTTAATGAAAAATAGAAAAAGAAAATGAGAACCGGCATGATAATGATGGTGCTTAATAGTGCTAATTGAAATCGAATCTCTTTACTAGTGATGTCCATTTTTTGCTTTTTTTGTTCCGACTTCACATTGGTCTTATCTGGCACTATTTCATGTATCACCATGGTGATTAATAACGCCATAAAACAAGAAAATAAAAAGCTAATTGTTACCACACTCGCAACTTGTTGATGTAAAAGCCCGAGCATTGGAACAATGGTAAAGCCAACCAATAGCATGGTGATCACGATATCGTTGACGCCCGAATAGCCCCAATAAGAGATGCCAAAAATGATCAGTGTCATGATCAAAATAAAGACGACAGGAAAGGGTAATAAAAATCGAGTGACTAATATGCCTGCAATGAAGGCTGCGGTGCAGACTAGCATGATCGATAACAATGCCTTAAACGGTACTTTTGCAGCTCTGTTACCTAAAAATTTTGTTACGAATACTGGGGTAATAAAAGCTAACGGCCAATTAAACCAAAACGCAATAGCCACAGCAAGTGTGACACCCACAGTAAAACGAATGATGCGAATTGTATCATCCGTATGCTGATGTAACGTATGTATCCAATTTTGGAGCAAGCTCATATAGTGAGTGTAATCTAAAGGTGCTTAATATAAATACGATAGATAACTAGTAAACCAAACCCAGGCTTTACCAATCGCTTTGAATATAAAGCTTTCTCCAGTGTAAGCAATAACATCTGCTTGCCCACCTTCTCGTAATAATCCTGAGGTGATTAGACTGTTGTCATCAAAAGCTATAATGACTGTAAAGCGCTGTGGATCTCGCATCCATCCTTTGGGGGCTTCTGGCTTTGAAAGGGCACCAGGTTCATTTTTGTCAAAACTTACACCAAAGCCTATCGTTCTCACCGTACCGGTAAATACTTGCCCCGGTGCAGAATCTAAAACAATATCGACCGGATCGCCTTGTTTTAGATTACCTAAGCTGTTTTCGCGGTAACTTGCCTCAATCCAAACGAATTGCTTGGAAATAAAGGTCATAACCTTTTGCCCCTTGGATGCATAATATCCAACGTTAACCTTGGCATAAGAAATCACGCCATCGCTTGGTGCTTTAACTACGGTTCGCTCTAAATTAAGTTGCGCCGTTGATAAGTCAGCTAATGCAGATAATACTTTTGGGTTAGTCGCGCCGGTTTTTCCTAGTCGTTGTTTTGCCTCATCAAAGGCTGCTTCAGCGTTGATTACTTCTAATTCGGCTTGAGTAATAACACCTCTGGTCCTATCGGCCTGAGCACTGGAAACAATGCCTTGTTCTTCCATTGCAAAGATTCGAGCGGCATTGATATTTTTAGATACCAAGTCAGCTTGCGCTTTATCAAGTCTTGCTTTTGCAGACGCAACGGACGCAGTACTGGCTCCAACGTCTTGTCCTGCAATTTCAAGTTGAGCTTTAGCTTGGTCATATTTAAATTGATAATCCCTAGAATCAATTTCAAATAACACCTCGCCTTTTTTTACACGTCTATCGCCACCAACATAGATTTGTTCAATTTGACCTGAAACTTGCGGCACAATTGGAATAACAAACGCTCGAACTCTGGCTTGATCAGAAATTGGCGTAAGTCGATCACCGACTACATACCAAAGTAAATACAGTGCAGCTAAGATTAAGGTGATTTTTGTCAGTCGCTTGGCCAAATCAGGTTTTTGCTTAACGTCTGTTGTCACCACTGGTAATTTTTCTGCATTAGTCGCTTCTGTATTCGCCATATTTGAGTCAGCGCTCTCAAGCTTAGTGTCGGCTTCGTTGCTTTTGTTACTCATATTGTGCCTTAAATATCTTTGCTGTTAACCGCTCTTTAATAAACAGCGATCAAGCATCATCTTTAACTATTTTTTGGTCAGATTGATCTAGCCACATAACCATCAGTTGATATCCTAACGCTAAGATAACAGCACCGGTAAACAAGCCAATAATGCCTGAAACTATCATGCCGCCAATTGCACCTAACAAAATCACTAGCATAGGAATGTCTGTCCCTCGGCCTAAAAATAGAGGCTTTAAGAAAGCATCACTTGCGCTTACGATCAATGAGTAAATTAAGAATATAACTGCTGGTGTGGTATCAGCTACTGAAAAGTAATAGGCGGCAATTGGGCCAAGAATAAGAATTGGCGGCAATTGAACAATCGCTAACATCAATACCAGTAACACCCAAATACCAGCAGCAGGGATATCAGCAATCACTAAACCAGCTCCGGCAAGTAATGCCTGAGTAAAAGCGATACCTAATATGCCAGCACCAACGCTTCGAACTGTTGCTACAGTGTTTTTAAGCACTGCATCAGATTTTTCACCCATTAGTCTGTTAAAGAACGAGTGACATCCATTAATACAGGACTCTGAGTTTGCTAAGAACATTGCTGCAATTATCATTGAGAAAATAAACTGCAAAATAACGCCACCAAAACTTGCAACTGCAGATAACACAGTCGAAAAAGTGTTTTTAATCTGCTCTGAATATTGTGCTGCAAAAGTTTCTAAGTTATTCGCTGCACTATCCCAAGCAACGTAAAGTTTTTCACCAACTAAAGGCCAATCTTTTACTTTTTCAGCAGGCTCTGGAATTGTTAAAGAGCCGCTTTGTATTTGTTCGGAAACGTTACCAATTGACTCGATTGCAGACGAAGAAAATGTCACTGTTGGTACGACTAATATAGAAATACCAATCAATGCGAATAAGGTTGCCGCGAGGCTACTACGTCCGCCTAATCCCCCGATCATTTTTTTGTAAAGTGGGAACAGGGCTGTAGCAATGATAGCACCCCAAGCCATTGGCAAAATGAATGGTTTAATGATGTCAAAACACCATGAGCCTATTAATACAATGGCAATTATTTTTATTGCTGCGTCAATCATTTGAGCGCTGAAAAATGATTTCTCAGACGAGGTGTTATTTGTCATTTTTTTTATCCTCAGAATTTAAATGAAGTTCTTCTTCAAGGGCGTGAGTGTGAATACTAGAGATTCTTGAACCTACTAAACTAGCGACCAGTATTGCAATATAAAATTGTCCAACCATGGCCTGCATGTAAACTAAGAATCGAGTTAGTGGCATAGTAGGTGAAATATCACCGTAGCCTAAAGTGGTTAATGTTACAAAAGAAAAATATACGTAATCAGGCAGTAAATCAAACCAATTTCTAGAATCTTTAATACCGGTAAATGCGCCGTCAAAGCCCAAATGTAATAAGGTGTATAATAACGCCCAAATCATGCCAAATAGCATGAATAGGCATATGGCACCCAAAATCTTATTACCGTCGACTTCGCCGGTAAATAGAACCTGAACCGCAGTTTGTTTAGCTGTAATAATGAAAAATATGAGTAAAAGAATTAAATGTGCATAGTTTAAATCTAAGTTGTCGAGATAGTAACTAAATGACGCGGTAAGAATGATGGCAATTGGAAAGACCATGTTTTTACGAAATAGAAAAGACTCATCTTCAGCGCCCCAGACTGCTACAAGCAAGGTAACAACGGTTGCGGATTGCATTAATCGTTGCGCCGAGGAGTCAAGAAATTGCTGTGCTACCGCCATACCAAGCAATAACAATATCAAAGAAATTGTTAGGTAAATAAAGTTATCTTGGCGAGTCATTTTTTTCATGATTTTAAGCCATTGTTATTTTTATACTTTTGTACATTCAAGTTAACGTAAAAATCGAAAAATAACTAGTTCTAGCGGCTATTTAGCGTTATTTAATTGCTTGATAGAGCCTCTATAAATATGCTGAATAGTAGATGTCAATTCAACTATAGAGCGATTGAACCAGTTTTTTTTGAGGGAACGGTTATAAATCCCAACACAAACTTTAATAAATCTTGCGAGTAAGTTACTCAAATAAAGTGTAATACTCAGCGAAGCGAGATGCTACCTCAGCGGATACATATGGCTACTTAAACTTTCACACCTTGAACAGTTATTCTAAGAAAGCGAAAGAAGTTGTTATTGCCCAAAATGTTGCCTAAAGAAGGTGAAGCAATTGATTAGAAACCACTCTTTGTAGCGGCTTTTTTTGCTTGTTTTTAAAGTTTATTTTTTAGGGGGCTTTTTATGTTTTTCGAGCTTTTGGGCCATAAACTCACGGAAATATTTCTCGTCATCGGTTTCACCGCAATCACTAAATGAGGTGGCTGTACCCAAATTATCATCGATAAAGCTTAAGTCTGTTGTTTGCATGCAAGTACCATCTAACTTTACAAAGGTTTCATTGCCAACTTGAGTCGTTGCTTCGGCTTTTATTTGTAATTCTGATTTTTTAAAAACACTATGGGAAACGGCAGCTGGTAATGTTTGCATCGCCGAGAAACCTTGATTTAATCTTTGTTTCTGAACATCAGTCATCATTTTTTCAGTTAATTTATTACCAAGGGAGCGTCGTATTTTCATTGGATCAAAACTTGTTGTTTCGACATTCTGGTTTGCTGAGGTAATGCTTGTAGAGCTAGTTTTTACCGGATTAATAATTTCAGAATTAGTCTCTTCAGCAACACTACTTTCATTCAAAGAAGAAGGTAAGGGCGCATTAATTACCGTGATGTTTTCTTCTTCAATTATTGGCTCGGTAAGCGTCTTTTGTTTGATAGCCTCAGGTTTTATCGCCATGTTTTCCTGTTTTAATGGCCGCGGGACAGTTGTTTCTTCCTCAGCCGTTATGGTTTTAGCGGGCGTATAAATATAACTTTTTATGGTCACAACCGGTTTATCTGTTGTCAGTTCACTTTCTAGTATCTTGGAAGTAGAAAATGAAGATTGATAGTAAAGAAATAGCGCAATCAAAAGGTGAGCCAAAATCGCACAAAATACTGGAACGACATAATGTTTTACATTAATGCCATTTTTGTTGGCTACAATGTTAGTTTTGTTGACACTTTCCCTGTTATAATCAGGCTTAATGGTTAGTTGCACATTATCTCGTTACTGAAGAAATTTAACACCTTTGCTAATAAGATAGTTCTTACCTCGAAAAGTTTCACAACTTATTTACATTTACTTATGTTTTTGCGCATCGCGCTTTGGTAGCTTTCATGGAATACACGTTTAAAACCAATTTCATTACTAAACAACCGCAAGCGAACTTTAGTTTTGGTCACGAACTATTTGGTCCATGGCTTGAACAAGAAATTGGTAAAGATTTAGTTAAATTACAGTCATTGCTAGATCTAATTGATAGCCTAGCATTCTCTACCAATGAACATACATTAGTCGGTAAGGAATATTCGTTGACGATTAATAATCAGGAAGTAGAAGTCTTCGCCAATAGCAACAATATTGATGAGGCAGTACCGCAAAACATTGCTGAGGATGTTAACGATTTCGAACAAACATGCTTTGCACTGTGTGGTTTGGAAGATTTTGTTGAGATGTTAGAGAGTTGGCAGAACTTTATCTAAATCCATGGTTTTTATATTTGAGCAGTGAAAGTGCAATTAATTAAACAAAATTAATACTTTAGAGCTATATTAGAGCTATATTTATATGAATAGTTCTAAGCAGTTTTGGAAATACTATGACACAATTTGATTCAACACCTTCTTCGTCGAGAAAAAGCAAGATTTTTAAAATAGGATTACCGATTACTATCGTGATAGCCGGCGTTTTAATAATGAGCATTATGACTGGTCTGGCAACAAAGCCAGAAAAGAAAGACATTGAAAAGAAAGCGCCGTTGGTTAATGCCATTGAAGTACAAGCCCAAGATTTAACATTTCAAATCAGCAGTCAGGGCACTGTGATGCCGCGCACTGAAACGGTCTTGGTTTCTGAGGTGTCAGGTCAAATAACTTACGTCTCACCTAAGCTTCGAGTAGGTGGTTATTTTGAAAAGGATGAATTAATCCTTGAGGTTGACCCTATCACATACAAAGTCGATGTATTGCAGGCGGAATCACGATTAGAGTCAATGCAAGCGGCATACATAGAAGAAGAGGCTAGAGCACAACAAGCAGAAGATGAGTGGGGACTGACGGGACGCCCGGTGTCAGAAGCTCCGGTAC is from Thalassotalea crassostreae and encodes:
- a CDS encoding DUF2955 domain-containing protein, with translation MSLLQNWIHTLHQHTDDTIRIIRFTVGVTLAVAIAFWFNWPLAFITPVFVTKFLGNRAAKVPFKALLSIMLVCTAAFIAGILVTRFLLPFPVVFILIMTLIIFGISYWGYSGVNDIVITMLLVGFTIVPMLGLLHQQVASVVTISFLFSCFMALLITMVIHEIVPDKTNVKSEQKKQKMDITSKEIRFQLALLSTIIIMPVLIFFFYFSLTDAILVLIFVAILAQKPDLLMGMQGTKALLVGNTLGGIFAIIMFNVLTIAPTYLFLILVFSFVNIYFARLVFSSSPLSPIYAMALTTIIVLISMGSLGEANTGEKFYTRIFQIACACGYVIFATYISSPWLSEIKNKYIQTTDNT
- a CDS encoding HlyD family secretion protein, translating into MSNKSNEADTKLESADSNMANTEATNAEKLPVVTTDVKQKPDLAKRLTKITLILAALYLLWYVVGDRLTPISDQARVRAFVIPIVPQVSGQIEQIYVGGDRRVKKGEVLFEIDSRDYQFKYDQAKAQLEIAGQDVGASTASVASAKARLDKAQADLVSKNINAARIFAMEEQGIVSSAQADRTRGVITQAELEVINAEAAFDEAKQRLGKTGATNPKVLSALADLSTAQLNLERTVVKAPSDGVISYAKVNVGYYASKGQKVMTFISKQFVWIEASYRENSLGNLKQGDPVDIVLDSAPGQVFTGTVRTIGFGVSFDKNEPGALSKPEAPKGWMRDPQRFTVIIAFDDNSLITSGLLREGGQADVIAYTGESFIFKAIGKAWVWFTSYLSYLY
- a CDS encoding AI-2E family transporter, whose amino-acid sequence is MTNNTSSEKSFFSAQMIDAAIKIIAIVLIGSWCFDIIKPFILPMAWGAIIATALFPLYKKMIGGLGGRSSLAATLFALIGISILVVPTVTFSSSAIESIGNVSEQIQSGSLTIPEPAEKVKDWPLVGEKLYVAWDSAANNLETFAAQYSEQIKNTFSTVLSAVASFGGVILQFIFSMIIAAMFLANSESCINGCHSFFNRLMGEKSDAVLKNTVATVRSVGAGILGIAFTQALLAGAGLVIADIPAAGIWVLLVLMLAIVQLPPILILGPIAAYYFSVADTTPAVIFLIYSLIVSASDAFLKPLFLGRGTDIPMLVILLGAIGGMIVSGIIGLFTGAVILALGYQLMVMWLDQSDQKIVKDDA
- a CDS encoding potassium channel family protein; translated protein: MKKMTRQDNFIYLTISLILLLLGMAVAQQFLDSSAQRLMQSATVVTLLVAVWGAEDESFLFRKNMVFPIAIILTASFSYYLDNLDLNYAHLILLLIFFIITAKQTAVQVLFTGEVDGNKILGAICLFMLFGMIWALLYTLLHLGFDGAFTGIKDSRNWFDLLPDYVYFSFVTLTTLGYGDISPTMPLTRFLVYMQAMVGQFYIAILVASLVGSRISSIHTHALEEELHLNSEDKKNDK
- a CDS encoding YacL family protein: MEYTFKTNFITKQPQANFSFGHELFGPWLEQEIGKDLVKLQSLLDLIDSLAFSTNEHTLVGKEYSLTINNQEVEVFANSNNIDEAVPQNIAEDVNDFEQTCFALCGLEDFVEMLESWQNFI